A single window of Granulicella sibirica DNA harbors:
- a CDS encoding HNH endonuclease, whose amino-acid sequence MAGLKQLSLCCPCGNEKILALGLCSTCYTLKRQDEEYFGGHREEVLARDGYRCRIPDCATLKRGKRSVAVHHRMPGNNDPKLMITLCLPCHAKVGRTQFLENEWPELLRTLWREQHPEAKEQTFLNFNIREEVRETLHLFDDGRCAAELQRFEKRGKLQRGSLVRSARPRSGRLTY is encoded by the coding sequence ATGGCAGGCCTCAAGCAGCTGTCGCTGTGCTGCCCGTGCGGCAATGAGAAGATCCTTGCGCTGGGCCTTTGCTCGACCTGCTACACGCTTAAGCGCCAAGATGAGGAATACTTCGGCGGTCATCGCGAAGAAGTTCTGGCTCGTGATGGCTATAGATGTCGTATCCCCGATTGCGCAACGTTAAAGCGGGGAAAGCGCTCCGTGGCAGTTCATCATCGTATGCCTGGCAACAACGATCCCAAGCTTATGATTACGCTCTGCCTCCCTTGTCACGCTAAGGTTGGCCGCACGCAGTTCCTAGAGAACGAATGGCCCGAGCTTCTTCGCACACTCTGGCGGGAGCAACACCCTGAAGCAAAAGAGCAGACGTTTCTAAACTTCAACATTCGCGAAGAAGTTCGTGAAACGCTACATCTCTTCGACGACGGACGTTGTGCTGCCGAGCTGCAGAGGTTTGAAAAACGCGGAAAGCTTCAACGTGGTTCCCTTGTCCGTTCTGCCAGGCCCAGAAGCGGCCGGCTGACTTATTAG
- a CDS encoding SDR family oxidoreductase, whose translation MATKARVLVMGATGQVGGALLPLLSEKSDVEVIAAVRNQAKAAHLSVPTVHLDLDDFTTFAPALRGIDRIFMATGYTVDMLRQSKDLVNCAKRAGVQQIVHLGACGDNDTRVPHYGWHQFIERYIEWSGITFTHLRPEIFMQNLLGYGGESYVKQGVIKHYVGAAKLSWVDCGDVAAVAAECLADPAKHAGMTYRMGYEAKTYYDLAQTFTEVLGQRFTYEPQSPAEFLRNVLAAGAEPAYMKCVFDSYTDFTNGVDIGADEVFDNLPSLIGRNPSTLADFANKHAERFRY comes from the coding sequence ATGGCAACGAAGGCGAGAGTTCTTGTGATGGGCGCTACAGGGCAGGTCGGTGGCGCGCTGCTTCCTCTGCTAAGTGAGAAGTCCGATGTGGAGGTGATCGCAGCTGTGCGCAATCAAGCCAAGGCCGCGCATCTGTCTGTGCCAACAGTCCATCTTGACCTGGATGACTTCACCACCTTCGCGCCGGCACTGCGCGGTATCGACCGCATCTTCATGGCAACTGGCTACACCGTCGATATGCTTCGCCAGAGCAAAGATCTTGTGAACTGTGCGAAGCGGGCAGGCGTTCAGCAGATCGTGCATCTCGGTGCATGCGGCGACAACGACACACGCGTGCCGCACTACGGATGGCACCAGTTTATTGAACGGTATATCGAGTGGTCGGGCATAACGTTCACCCACCTCCGCCCCGAAATCTTCATGCAAAACCTGCTTGGCTACGGCGGCGAAAGCTACGTCAAACAAGGCGTTATCAAGCACTACGTCGGCGCGGCAAAACTCAGTTGGGTCGATTGTGGTGACGTTGCAGCGGTTGCTGCAGAATGTCTCGCCGACCCCGCGAAGCATGCAGGCATGACCTATCGCATGGGCTATGAAGCCAAGACATACTACGACCTGGCTCAGACGTTTACCGAAGTGTTGGGCCAGCGCTTCACGTATGAGCCTCAGTCACCGGCGGAATTCCTTCGCAATGTGCTCGCAGCGGGGGCGGAGCCGGCCTACATGAAGTGCGTCTTCGACAGCTACACCGACTTCACGAATGGCGTGGACATCGGCGCGGATGAAGTCTTCGACAACTTGCCCAGTCTCATCGGGCGAAATCCGTCCACCCTGGCGGATTTTGCAAACAAACACGCAGAGCGTTTTCGTTACTAA
- a CDS encoding SDR family oxidoreductase — protein MKLEGNTIFITGGGSGIGRALAEALHGRGNKVIISGRRKGHLEKAVEANPGMDFIEVDVTDPASIQNAAQELIAKYPKLNVLINNAGIMQIDDASTALDDDLITSTITTNLVGPIRLTAALIEHLKQQDSAAVMIVSSVLGFTPMAMTAVYSSTKAALHSYAQSLRFKLRHSSVSVLEIIPPWVQTELLNSSEEPRAMPLHEFLEGTLDVLATEANEIMVPRARFLRGQVGLEESAFVTSFNEQLETPQV, from the coding sequence ATGAAGCTGGAAGGAAATACGATCTTTATCACGGGCGGCGGCTCCGGCATTGGACGGGCACTCGCTGAAGCACTCCATGGACGCGGAAACAAAGTCATCATCTCTGGCCGCCGCAAGGGGCATCTGGAAAAGGCGGTTGAAGCAAACCCAGGCATGGACTTCATTGAAGTGGATGTCACCGATCCGGCGAGCATCCAGAACGCGGCCCAGGAACTGATTGCGAAATACCCGAAGCTGAACGTCCTCATCAATAACGCGGGCATCATGCAGATCGATGATGCAAGTACTGCCCTTGATGACGACCTCATCACATCGACCATCACGACCAACCTTGTTGGCCCGATTCGGCTCACCGCGGCATTGATCGAGCACCTGAAGCAGCAAGACTCAGCTGCCGTCATGATCGTGTCATCAGTGCTGGGGTTCACACCCATGGCGATGACGGCTGTGTACTCGTCCACGAAAGCCGCTCTTCATTCCTACGCGCAGTCTCTTCGCTTCAAGCTGCGGCACAGTTCGGTGTCGGTGCTTGAGATCATTCCGCCCTGGGTCCAGACAGAGTTGCTCAACAGCAGCGAAGAGCCTCGTGCCATGCCGCTGCATGAGTTCCTGGAGGGAACGCTGGATGTACTCGCCACGGAAGCCAACGAGATCATGGTCCCGCGAGCCAGGTTCTTGAGGGGCCAGGTCGGCCTCGAAGAATCGGCATTCGTCACATCGTTCAACGAACAACTCGAGACGCCGCAAGTCTAG
- a CDS encoding recombinase family protein, which produces MIVGYARVSTADQNTEAQIPALKGAKCKRIYQEEGSGRTMDRPELEKCLDNLEAGDTLVVWRLDRLARSLRDLLELVARFEKEGVNFRSLTENFDTTTASGRLVFHFFAALTQFERELIRERTMIGLSAAKARGRTGGRKHKMSPQQIRQIKALWAGRKETKVDLAKSFGVSISTIDRIVRPKSLKS; this is translated from the coding sequence ATGATCGTTGGCTATGCACGAGTGTCGACCGCCGACCAAAATACCGAAGCCCAGATACCCGCACTGAAAGGGGCGAAGTGTAAGCGCATCTACCAGGAGGAGGGCAGCGGTCGAACGATGGATCGACCGGAGCTGGAGAAGTGTCTGGACAATCTGGAGGCCGGAGACACACTTGTCGTATGGCGTCTTGACCGTCTCGCGCGATCGCTCCGCGACTTGCTTGAACTCGTAGCCCGCTTTGAGAAAGAAGGCGTCAACTTCCGCTCGCTGACGGAGAACTTCGATACAACCACAGCATCAGGGCGGCTCGTGTTCCACTTCTTCGCAGCCCTTACACAATTTGAACGCGAGTTAATTCGAGAGCGCACGATGATCGGATTGTCAGCAGCGAAGGCCCGAGGACGAACCGGAGGGCGCAAACATAAGATGTCGCCCCAGCAAATACGTCAGATCAAAGCTTTGTGGGCAGGCCGAAAGGAAACAAAGGTTGATCTTGCGAAGTCCTTCGGCGTATCCATCTCAACCATCGACCGCATCGTAAGGCCCAAGAGTCTCAAGTCTTAG
- a CDS encoding DinB family protein — protein MCDFDCVGTVGFFRERHRIESATTRKVLHAMTPEMLEYRAHPASSTVGVIAWTIVRCLRICNQLTGHPLAEVPRDPHPAYAELLTAFDRATQELTVALLVMAQKEWETDRVVMAGPRVLLDQPLGQIFWLFHADAIHHRGQISVFLRPFGIKVPSIYGPSGDCQPQVSINREGAQL, from the coding sequence ATGTGTGACTTTGACTGTGTCGGCACAGTCGGCTTCTTTCGTGAGCGTCACAGGATCGAATCCGCGACGACGCGTAAGGTGCTCCATGCAATGACGCCCGAGATGCTTGAGTATCGGGCTCACCCGGCATCGTCAACAGTCGGTGTCATCGCGTGGACCATCGTCCGTTGTCTTCGCATTTGCAATCAACTCACGGGTCATCCTCTCGCTGAGGTGCCGCGCGATCCCCACCCGGCCTACGCGGAGCTACTCACAGCGTTCGATCGAGCGACGCAGGAGTTGACCGTCGCCCTTCTTGTGATGGCGCAGAAGGAATGGGAGACGGACCGCGTCGTTATGGCAGGCCCGCGCGTCTTGCTGGATCAGCCACTCGGTCAAATCTTCTGGCTGTTTCATGCCGACGCTATTCATCACCGCGGACAAATCTCAGTGTTCTTACGGCCGTTTGGAATAAAGGTCCCATCGATTTATGGACCTTCCGGCGACTGCCAACCACAGGTGTCAATCAACCGCGAAGGAGCACAGCTATGA
- a CDS encoding alkene reductase gives MASTHALFTPVQLGQLTLKHRVIMAPLTRSRSVQPDSVPGDLMRRYYEQRASDGGLIISEATNISLTSRGWLGAPGLYSDQQVLGWKSVTAAVHAKGGHMFAQLWHTGRSSHVAMTGGAEPVSASVDAAYWQHPSHLVSIPGGWVQPSPHRALSVVEIAAIVQDYRRAAQRAMDAGFDGVEVHAANGYFIDQFLQNGSNKRADEYGGSLQNRYRILSEVVQELVSVWGAGRVAVRLGPGGTFNGMSDSDPLALFSYIAEQLNTFDLAYLHLIEPRVAGGYTTRPEDGAVAAKQLRPIFKGSLVAAGGFEADTADAAITGRLLDAVAFGRHFVSNPDLVSRMREHLPLNDYDRDTFYTFDARGYTDYPAYKAMLSA, from the coding sequence ATGGCAAGTACACATGCACTCTTTACTCCAGTTCAGCTCGGTCAGCTAACCCTTAAGCACCGTGTGATCATGGCGCCTCTCACGCGATCACGGTCGGTGCAGCCCGACTCTGTTCCCGGCGATCTCATGCGCAGGTACTACGAACAGCGCGCATCGGACGGTGGCCTCATCATCTCTGAAGCAACAAACATTTCGCTCACCAGTCGCGGCTGGCTGGGAGCGCCAGGTCTTTACTCAGACCAACAGGTCCTGGGATGGAAGTCCGTCACGGCAGCCGTGCACGCAAAGGGCGGGCACATGTTCGCGCAATTGTGGCACACAGGCCGCTCGTCGCATGTCGCCATGACAGGTGGAGCGGAGCCTGTCAGCGCTTCCGTCGATGCTGCGTATTGGCAGCATCCCAGCCATCTCGTCTCCATCCCCGGTGGATGGGTACAGCCCTCACCGCATCGTGCACTGTCCGTCGTAGAGATTGCAGCAATCGTGCAGGACTACCGCCGCGCCGCACAGCGCGCCATGGACGCCGGTTTCGACGGAGTGGAAGTACATGCCGCGAATGGCTACTTCATCGACCAGTTCCTGCAAAACGGCAGCAACAAACGCGCGGACGAATACGGCGGCTCGCTCCAGAATCGCTACCGCATCCTGTCGGAGGTCGTTCAGGAACTTGTCTCCGTATGGGGCGCAGGGCGCGTTGCCGTGAGGCTTGGCCCCGGCGGCACATTCAACGGCATGTCTGACTCTGATCCGCTCGCCCTGTTTTCGTATATCGCGGAACAGTTGAACACCTTCGATCTTGCGTACCTTCATCTCATCGAACCTCGTGTTGCGGGTGGTTACACCACCCGTCCGGAAGACGGCGCGGTTGCAGCGAAGCAGCTGCGGCCCATCTTCAAGGGCAGTCTGGTCGCGGCGGGCGGGTTTGAGGCAGACACTGCCGACGCTGCGATCACAGGTAGACTGCTGGATGCAGTTGCCTTCGGCCGGCACTTTGTGTCCAATCCCGACCTGGTGAGCCGCATGCGCGAGCATCTGCCCTTGAACGATTACGACCGGGATACCTTCTACACCTTCGACGCGCGGGGCTATACGGACTACCCCGCATACAAAGCAATGTTGAGCGCTTGA
- a CDS encoding Gfo/Idh/MocA family protein: MSEHKPIRVGLVGVGNWATYGHIPALQLLPQYEIAAVCSRSIDKATDTAKKFGIERAVSRVEDLVALPDVDLVAVLSPAPQHACIVKSAIAAGKDVYCEWPLTTNTNDSAQLLRLAEAAGVRHVVGLQRTLGASSQHLSQLLQERYIGDVRSVHMHVSMDSFGPTRSASLEWTLPAKNFSHVLSIYGGHFMDMLFHAIGRPESLIAIVETQFPTLTLTRTGEQLPNETPDEVMAMGRLANGGLFQIHIEGGKQNLSGLRIEITGTEGDLKVFNDRAFVTKRHDVIEAALGDKGAWASLLLPSSTIQIPRSDLDVSIQDLAQLYAAFASDKQTGATTVRTFAHAVELHRLIDAINESSLTKTTVSLMGQR, encoded by the coding sequence ATGTCCGAACACAAACCAATTCGAGTGGGCCTCGTAGGCGTCGGAAACTGGGCGACCTACGGTCACATACCCGCACTCCAACTTCTCCCCCAGTACGAGATCGCAGCCGTGTGCAGCCGAAGCATCGACAAGGCAACGGACACTGCGAAGAAGTTCGGCATTGAGCGTGCCGTTTCGCGAGTCGAAGACCTGGTGGCCTTGCCTGATGTTGACCTGGTGGCCGTTCTGTCGCCAGCGCCTCAACATGCCTGCATCGTCAAATCGGCAATCGCAGCGGGGAAAGACGTCTACTGTGAATGGCCTCTCACGACGAATACGAACGACTCTGCACAACTTCTGCGTCTCGCCGAAGCCGCCGGAGTCAGGCATGTTGTCGGCCTGCAACGCACTCTGGGCGCCAGCTCGCAACATCTCTCGCAGCTCTTACAGGAACGATACATCGGCGATGTGCGGTCCGTGCACATGCACGTGAGCATGGACTCATTCGGTCCGACTCGTTCAGCGTCTCTTGAGTGGACGCTGCCTGCGAAGAACTTCTCTCACGTGCTCTCGATTTATGGCGGACACTTCATGGACATGCTGTTCCATGCCATCGGACGTCCGGAATCACTTATCGCAATCGTCGAGACGCAGTTCCCAACACTCACCTTGACGCGCACCGGGGAGCAGCTCCCGAACGAAACGCCCGATGAGGTAATGGCGATGGGGCGGCTCGCAAACGGAGGTCTGTTCCAGATCCACATTGAAGGCGGCAAACAGAACCTGTCCGGTCTGCGGATCGAGATCACCGGCACCGAGGGCGACTTGAAGGTCTTCAATGACAGGGCGTTTGTCACGAAGCGTCACGACGTAATCGAAGCCGCTCTGGGAGACAAAGGCGCATGGGCATCGCTTCTCCTGCCTTCCTCCACGATCCAAATTCCGCGCTCCGATCTGGACGTGAGCATACAGGATCTCGCGCAGCTTTATGCGGCTTTCGCGTCCGATAAGCAGACCGGAGCAACGACCGTCCGGACCTTCGCTCACGCAGTGGAATTACATCGCCTGATCGACGCAATCAACGAATCTTCTCTCACTAAGACAACAGTTTCACTGATGGGGCAACGATGA
- the ligD gene encoding non-homologous end-joining DNA ligase, producing MSAATTNKQDAPNIGFIESMECLAVPVIPEGPEWTYEIKLDGFRLEAVKDGSETTLFSRRGNMLNQKFPYIAAALKGLPKNTIIDGELVALDDEGRTDFNLLQNFRSAESQIHYYAFDILVSKGKDLTHLPLAERRAILEKIVPVNDHISLSVVQTDSRAMLSFVRQHGLEGVVAKRVDGIYQPGKRTGLWAKHRINLGQEFVIGGYTKGTQGFDALIIGFYRGKELIYAARVRAGFVPATRREVFAQIKDLKTERCPFVNLPETGAGRWGQGLTADKMKECVWLRPEAVGRFDFLEWTGADHLRHTKFVTLRDDKDPQKVVRES from the coding sequence ATGAGCGCTGCGACGACCAATAAGCAGGATGCCCCCAACATTGGCTTTATCGAATCGATGGAGTGTCTAGCAGTCCCGGTGATTCCCGAAGGTCCTGAGTGGACCTACGAGATCAAACTCGATGGCTTTCGGCTGGAGGCGGTCAAGGATGGATCAGAGACAACGCTCTTCTCACGCCGTGGCAACATGCTCAATCAGAAGTTTCCTTACATCGCTGCCGCATTGAAAGGACTTCCTAAGAATACGATCATTGACGGAGAGCTGGTAGCCCTTGACGACGAGGGCCGGACGGACTTCAACCTGCTTCAAAACTTCCGCTCAGCGGAGTCCCAAATTCACTACTATGCCTTCGACATCCTGGTCTCGAAGGGCAAAGACCTCACACACCTTCCCCTAGCGGAGCGTCGAGCAATCCTTGAAAAGATCGTGCCGGTGAACGACCACATCAGCCTTTCGGTGGTTCAGACTGATTCCCGGGCGATGCTGTCCTTTGTACGCCAGCATGGGCTAGAGGGCGTTGTCGCAAAGCGAGTCGACGGCATCTACCAGCCCGGTAAGCGGACCGGATTGTGGGCGAAGCATCGCATCAACCTCGGCCAAGAATTTGTGATCGGCGGCTACACCAAAGGGACGCAGGGGTTTGACGCTCTCATCATTGGCTTCTACCGGGGCAAAGAACTCATTTACGCTGCCAGAGTCCGTGCGGGCTTCGTCCCGGCGACCCGCCGCGAGGTATTCGCCCAAATAAAAGACCTGAAGACAGAGCGGTGCCCCTTCGTGAATCTTCCTGAGACGGGGGCGGGCCGCTGGGGGCAAGGACTTACGGCGGACAAAATGAAGGAGTGCGTGTGGCTGCGGCCCGAGGCGGTGGGACGGTTCGACTTTCTTGAGTGGACCGGGGCCGATCATCTACGTCACACCAAGTTTGTCACCTTACGGGACGACAAAGACCCGCAGAAAGTCGTCAGAGAGAGCTGA
- a CDS encoding alpha/beta hydrolase: MNKKLNIMLVHGAWADGTCWSKVVLLLQAKGYTVTAAQIPLTSLENDIDVTRRLLVDQPEPTVLVGHSYGGAVITGAATATPQVKALVYITAFGLDEGESLESLSKEGPPSPGSTAIEPDTQGFLWINRDKFHDAFAGGASDEEAAVMAAVQKPLSFEAFSGKETAPAWKTIPSWYLVCTDDRMIPPPAQTFLAKRMGATVRSVASSHCPFMSHPQDVADIILLAADSLIQ, translated from the coding sequence ATGAACAAGAAACTGAACATCATGCTCGTACATGGCGCGTGGGCCGATGGCACATGCTGGAGCAAGGTCGTCCTTCTGCTGCAGGCAAAGGGCTACACCGTCACCGCGGCGCAGATACCCTTGACGTCTTTGGAGAACGACATCGACGTGACACGCCGCCTGCTCGTGGACCAACCTGAGCCTACGGTTCTGGTCGGTCACTCCTACGGCGGAGCCGTCATCACGGGCGCAGCCACGGCAACGCCGCAGGTGAAGGCGCTGGTCTACATCACTGCGTTTGGTCTCGATGAAGGCGAGAGTCTTGAGTCTCTCTCCAAAGAAGGCCCACCATCGCCGGGCTCCACTGCCATTGAGCCGGACACGCAGGGCTTCCTGTGGATCAACCGGGACAAGTTCCATGACGCCTTCGCCGGAGGCGCTTCCGACGAGGAGGCTGCAGTGATGGCCGCCGTGCAGAAGCCGCTAAGCTTCGAGGCCTTCAGCGGCAAAGAAACTGCTCCTGCCTGGAAGACCATCCCGTCGTGGTACCTGGTATGCACTGACGACAGGATGATTCCTCCTCCAGCTCAAACGTTCCTTGCAAAACGCATGGGCGCGACCGTGCGGTCCGTTGCATCGAGCCACTGCCCCTTCATGTCACACCCGCAGGACGTCGCAGACATCATCCTGCTGGCAGCTGACTCGTTGATCCAGTAA
- a CDS encoding nuclear transport factor 2 family protein: MKPTLAETNRALVLEAFDTLFNKRDYARAETLWSPEYIQHSAHIGPGRDGLLDLTKALPTTLRYENAVAAAEGDYVILHGRFSGHGLPRNWIVADIVLVKDGLLVEHWDVIQDEATHLESKSGRPMFGTAFAPEPAQ, translated from the coding sequence ATGAAACCGACACTCGCAGAAACAAATCGCGCACTTGTTCTCGAAGCCTTCGACACACTCTTCAACAAGCGCGATTACGCGCGCGCAGAGACGCTGTGGTCACCGGAGTACATCCAGCACAGTGCTCACATCGGTCCCGGCCGCGACGGGTTGCTGGACCTGACAAAGGCGCTGCCTACTACGCTTCGTTATGAAAATGCCGTAGCCGCAGCCGAAGGCGACTACGTCATTCTCCATGGTCGCTTCTCTGGTCACGGGCTTCCTCGGAACTGGATCGTCGCCGATATCGTGCTGGTAAAGGACGGACTTCTCGTGGAGCACTGGGACGTGATCCAGGACGAGGCCACGCATCTGGAATCGAAGAGCGGGCGGCCCATGTTTGGAACGGCGTTCGCCCCGGAGCCAGCGCAATGA
- a CDS encoding alkene reductase, which yields MTTLTQNPRLLLEPFRFGDLTLSNRIVMAPLTRMRAPAAGAVPNALMREYYQQRASAGLIITEGTFVSDQARGWFGAPGVYTEEHRKGWQSITDAVHAEGSRIIVQLWHQGAVSNKALVGTGRGPLGPSAVDPEQLVHTGYNNTELTSVPEAMTLDDIRQTVADFRHASQVARDAGFDGVQIQGGFVYLFQQFLQQNLNLRTDAYGGSIENRARLLFEVIEAVLEVWPSQRVGVKAGPMMPERGGFRSGSSTLSTSEYIYRRLNDYGLSHLMVMRQLADLKGTPLQPLAGDDVLHRIGKLYEGTRIINAGISATHAEELLQQGLGELAAFGRDYIANPDLVERIRVHAPLNEQRPEGYYGATSSGYTDYPRLGQIVEVQYV from the coding sequence ATGACAACCCTTACACAAAACCCTCGTCTGCTGTTGGAACCGTTTCGTTTCGGCGACCTTACGCTTTCCAATCGCATTGTGATGGCGCCGCTTACGCGTATGCGTGCGCCGGCCGCTGGGGCAGTACCGAACGCGCTCATGCGCGAGTACTACCAGCAGCGGGCATCTGCCGGACTCATCATTACTGAGGGCACGTTCGTCAGCGATCAGGCGCGAGGGTGGTTCGGCGCGCCAGGGGTCTACACCGAGGAGCATCGTAAGGGATGGCAATCCATCACCGATGCAGTTCACGCAGAGGGCAGCCGCATCATCGTGCAGTTGTGGCACCAGGGGGCCGTCTCAAATAAGGCCCTGGTCGGCACGGGACGCGGGCCGCTCGGTCCGTCAGCGGTGGACCCAGAGCAACTCGTTCACACCGGCTATAACAATACGGAGCTGACATCGGTTCCTGAAGCGATGACGCTGGACGACATCCGACAGACCGTTGCGGACTTCCGGCATGCTTCACAGGTAGCACGCGACGCGGGCTTTGATGGCGTGCAGATACAAGGCGGCTTCGTCTATCTCTTTCAACAATTCCTGCAGCAGAATCTGAATCTGCGAACAGATGCATACGGGGGGTCGATCGAGAATCGCGCGCGGCTTCTGTTTGAGGTGATTGAAGCAGTGCTCGAGGTCTGGCCGTCGCAGCGCGTCGGCGTCAAGGCCGGGCCGATGATGCCTGAGCGTGGCGGCTTCCGCTCGGGGTCTTCGACACTGTCCACATCCGAATACATCTATCGCCGCCTTAATGACTATGGCCTTTCTCACCTGATGGTGATGCGGCAACTTGCGGACCTCAAGGGCACGCCGCTTCAGCCGCTTGCGGGTGATGACGTTCTCCATCGCATAGGGAAGCTGTACGAGGGAACGCGGATCATCAACGCTGGCATCAGTGCGACGCACGCGGAGGAGCTGCTGCAGCAGGGGCTGGGTGAACTCGCTGCGTTCGGACGCGACTACATCGCGAACCCCGACCTCGTGGAACGTATCCGCGTCCATGCCCCGCTCAATGAACAGCGTCCAGAGGGCTATTACGGGGCAACGAGCTCCGGATACACGGACTATCCCAGGCTGGGGCAGATCGTCGAGGTGCAGTATGTGTGA